Sequence from the Leptospira johnsonii genome:
TACCAAAGATTTGACGGCTTCTCTTTTAATATTAGAAAATTCTTGTGCAGATCTTCTCTTATAATTCTGAAACTCGGCTCTTTCCCTGGTCCAAGAATCTTTTAGGGATTCGATCTCCTTTTTCGCAACTTCCAATTCCTTACGTAAAGTTTCCTCTACGCTTTCCGGTTTTTGGGAATCATCCGAATTCTCTCCGGTAGGCGTTGCGACCGCTTCTTCTTGACTCATCTCTCTATCGTTTCCTTGCATAGTTCATTACTACTTACTAATACGCGTAATCATCTCCGAAACTAGTTTCGAAGTAAAATCCACAAGTGGAAGCGCTCTATGATAATCCATCCTCTGCGGACCGATGATCCCCATAGCGCCTATCCTTTTCTCTCCCATTCTATATCCGGAAGTAATGATGCTCACTCCGCCCATTCTTCCGTCCCCATCCTTTCCTATGACGGTATAAACTCCGTCGTGTTCGGAATATTCTCCGAACATTCCGGTAAGGAATCTTTTATCATCCAGTAAGGAGAGAACCTGGTTGAGCTTTTCCTCTTCGTCCTTAAATCTTCCGTATAAATTCTTGAGACCGTCGATATATAAAGAAACTTCGGAGTTATCCGGCGTCATAGCGGCGGCGAGAACTCCGGACACTTTATAAAAATCTAATGGTCCATCTTTTCTCAGTAAGAGAGAAGGTATCACCTTCCCTTGGATCTCGAACATATCATAACCTTTTGCGTTATCGTTCAGATACTTAGAGATCTGATACAATTCTTCCTGGCTATAATTCCGATCCAAGAATACGTTCCGGTTCAGCACCGCTCCGGAGCGCATTACCATGATCATCAGGACCTCGTCCCCATGCACATGGATCAATTCCACGTGTTTAAGAGTGTCCAAACTTTTTGCCGGCCCTAAAACCACTCCCGCAGAATTGGAAAGACTAGCGAGAACGCTTGCAGTCGCCTTCAGGATTTGCTCCAGTTTGAACTGCATCTTCAGGTATTCTTCCTGGATCCTTTGTTTTTCTTTAATGGTTAACTCATAAAGAACCACTAAAGAATCCACATAGAATCGATAACCGATCTCTGTAGGGATCCTGCCGCCAGAAGTATGTCGAGAAGCAAGATAACCCATCTCCTCCAGCTCCTTTAAAACGCTGCGTATAGAAGCCGGTGACAAACCTATATCATGTTTGTCGAATAAGGTCTTAGAGCCAACAGGACGGTTCTCTTGGATAAACTCGTCCACCGTGGCCTTTAGGATCATCCTATGTCTTTGGGATAGTTCCATATTGATTCTTATTGGCACTCTGGAAGTTAGAGTGCCAAAACACCTTTCAAGTTTCCGTAAGATTCCAAAAAAGTCAAGAATTTTGGATTTTAAGCAGACCGAGAGCCTGGCTGACAGAAAAAATGAACAAAAATCATCCCATAAGGGATATAAATGAGCTTTCAATCACTGGAACTTCTGGGTCCGTAGGATCCAGATCTAATTACAATTTAAGACTGACTTAGAATAGGTTCCAAAATATGCTCTCGTCCTATACAGAAAGGAATCTCGATGCTATTCAAACTTAGGCTCTATTACTTTATTTCTTATTCTATTTTTACTTCTTTGGTCCTAGGTTCCGTACTCGGAACATTCACCATATTTGGAGTGATTCCTGCTGAAAAACTCGGATTCGCTGCTTCTGTCTCCGCTGGAGTAGGAGTTTTCTTTTCCTTTTGTATGGGAATTTTTTCAGGCACCTGGCTTGCTAAGACATTCCAAACCATACAAGATTCATTTAAAAAGGTCAGCAAAGGGGACCTAACTGCGAGAATCGAAACAAATTCAAAAGATCTACTTTTCGATTTTTACGAAAGTTTTCATAGAATGCTCCAAGGCCAATCTGAGTTGATCGGGTTGATCAGAAGCACTGCAGAAACTCTTTCAACCGATTCGGGGGAAATGAGAACTGTGGTTTTAGATTTCGGCTCCAATATACAATCCCAGTCGGCAGCTACAGAAGAAGTTTCCGCATCCATTGAAGAAATTTCAGGAGTGGCAACTTCCATCTCTTCCATCGCAGGAGAGAATGCAAATAGCATGAGCAATTTGGTTTCGGAAGTGGAAAAACTCTCTTCTGCGATCGAAAAAACAAAAGGGCAAGTTGACGAGACCTTAGGTTCCTTTGAGGATATTTCGAAACGTGCGGAGAAGGGCTCACAATCCTTAACCTACATGGGACAGGCTATAGACAATCTTTCCAAAAGTTCCAAAGAGATTTCCAAAACAATCGGGAATATCGCGGACATCAGCGAAAAAATAAACATGTTAGCGCTCAATGCATCTATCGAGGCAGCAAGAGCGGGAGACGCAGGAAGAGGTTTCGCGGTAGTTGCTGACGAGGTTTCTAAACTCGCAGAAAGAACTGCACTCAGCGTGAGAAGTATCAACGAATTGGTGAAGAAGAACCAAGAAGATATGTCCCAAGGTTTAGAAAGAATTCAGCTCACCACGAAAGAGATCCAAGAAATTATAGAAACTATAGATAGGATGTCCACTCAGATCAAAGAAGTCAGATCCGCTGTCAATTCCCAACAAGAACTCAGAAACTCGGTCTTAAAGGAAGCGGACTTCGTTTTCAAACGTTCCGACGAGATCCGAAATGCGGTAACCGAGCATAATATGGCTACCAGAGAAGTTGTCGATTCGGTTTCTTCTATCAGTAATTTGGCGGTGAATAATTCCGAGAACAGCGATACCTTAGCTGAAAGAATTTTAGGAATTTCTAATACTGCAAACAAACTAGGAAATACTGTGGGAATGTTCAAGATCGCCTCCAAAGCAAGAGCAGCGGAGAAGGCTCTGGATCCAAAAACCCACGAGCTCAAGTTCAAATCCGCGATCGGAAAATTATATTACGTTAAAAAATACGATTTAGTAGAGATCGTCTGGACAGAAAATTTCAGTTACGAAGGTTATCGGGAAATGTTGGAAAAGGGCCTCGAAATTGTAAAAGAATTCCAGGTATCCAGATGGATGGCAGATACTTCTAATATGGGAATCGTTTCTGCAGAAGCGCAAACTTGGGTTAACGAAACCTGGTTCCCGAAAGCGATGGCTTCTCCTTTAAAAAAAATAGCGATCGTGATCCCTCAATCAGTACTGTCGGAACTTTCTATCGATACTAAATCCTTAAAAGCTGGTAACATAGACTTAATCAATACTCCTTCGAGAGAAGAAGGAATGCGTTGGTTGGTCTCTAAATAAGAAATTATTTGGTTTCGCTATAAGCTCCGTTTTAAATTTTAGTTTCGGAGCTTGATATTATAAAATGCAACAATTCGAGAACGTAACAGTAATTAAAAAAGCGAACGTATACTTTGACGGAAAGGTCACCAGTAGAACTGTAATATTCTCCAATGGAGAAAAAAAGACACTAGGTATCCTAATGCCCGGAGAATACGAATTCGGGACCGACGAAAAAGAAATTATGGAAATTTTAGACGGAGATCTTTTAGTCCAACTGCCTGGAAATCCTGAATGGAAGGAGATTAAAGGAGGACAATCTTTTGAGGTCCCTGCAAATTCCAAATTCAAACTGAACGTTAAAAAGTTAAGCGACTATTGCTGTTCTTATCTTAAGTAATCGACTAATGCCGGGGAAACCCGGCTTTTAGGAAAACGATGGCAGCTAAAAAACCTAAGCCCGAAAAACAAATCACAACTAGCGAAACTCCTCTACCTGCTCCCGTTTTGAGCGAATCAGGACGTACTGTAGCCTATAGCGACGCAATCTTTTCTATAGCCTTAACTCTAATGGCGCTTGAAATAAAGATCCCCAGTCCGGAACAGATCGGCGCCAAAAATCTATTAGTCGCCCTGGGAGAAGCATGGCCCGCATATTTAAGTTTTTTGATCAGCTTTATGATCATCACTGTTGTCTGGACCAATCACCATACTATTTTTAGATATGTCAAGTATGTGGATCATAACTTAACTATCCTAAATAATTTACTTTTATTGAATATAATCATCATTCCTTTCTGTTCCGAAATGTTAGGAGAATACATTCTTCTTGGCAATGATAACTCTAAAATTGCTGCTTTGATCTATGGAGGTTGGATAGCTTTAGGTGGCATTCCTTTTAATCTAGTTTGGAGATATGGAGTTAAGAAAGAATATCTCAGAAATCCGGAAGCGAACCTTGCGGAAATCGAGGTGATCTCCAAACATTTTATAAAAGGTCCTTATATTTATTCTTTTGTCACTCTTCTCGCATTTATAAATGTATGGTTGAGTATTTCTGGATTCATAATACTGATCTTAATGTATTTGATCCCGACTACCTGGCTCTTTCGAAAGAAGAAACAGGTTTGAACTACTTGACAAATCTGTTTTTCTAGCTACACTTCGTCTCGAGTCTGCTTAATCCGACAGAAGTCGGAGCGGAGGAACCAATTTTTGGGGCTAACCGTTCTCACGGGGGAAATCTCTCTTTCCTAGCCCGTCAGCTAACTTCGTAAGCATGGAGAGAAGACAGGAGTCCCTCCCAATCTTCCCGGCTCATTCTGATCTCGGGATTTTTTCATCCAGTGAAATAGTTCCGGGAAAATTATTACCTAGGAGGCGAAAATGAAAGTTCTAATTTCGTTTGCTAACCCCAAAATGGGAGCAAAACTTTTCGGGCTAACAAGGGCACTATTCTCCAAATCCAAAGAGAATCTTTCCATAGTTGCGTTACACGTCGTTTCAGTAGAATCCAAATCGGAAGGGTTCCCAATATTAGAAGAAGATGAAATCTTCCAAGCGGTTAGAGAAGAAGCTGCCGGTTCTGAATTCAGTTTTGAAACAGTAGGATTTCCTTCTGACTGGATCGTTCCAGGGATCGTAGAGATCGCAAAAAGTAAAGAGATCGATTTACTTCTATTAGGCGCCGCACGTTCTTTATTTTCCGAAAATTTGCTTGGTGGAAAAGTAGGAGATGTGCTCAGACATTTGTCGGATCTGGATATTGCAGTCCTCGCGGATAACGGACTAGTCTCTCCGATCGAGCCGATTATCTATTCTCCAGGTTTGGATTCCGCTCCGCTTTTTCCATTCTCTTCCGGTCTTTCTACATTTATAGAAAAACCGATCCCTGTACTTTCAGGAGTCAACCAATCGGAGTTCGGACTTACCCAATCCAATCAGTTTAGACCTTGGATCCCATTTTCTTTAAATGCAGCCGCAGATCAAACTAAGAACCTAGCGATCCTTGATTATGATACGTATAAATCATTTCATTCGGTTCTATTAGACAGAAAAGGACTCTCTTTTTTGATCTTAAGAAAAGGAAATTGAATCTAAGTTTCGAGAAAATTATACTCGCAGTACAACAATTTCTTCGCAGCGTTATTTACATAAGACCGCATTACTCAAAATAGGCGGTCTTACTTTTCAATATAATCTTTTCCTTGCCTGAAAATAGAAAGAGTTAGATCCTTTCCGAAATCGGAAGGCGCACTTGAAGTCCAAAATTTTAAATCCTGTTCTAATTCTTTTCATTTTATCCATAATCTCTACCGTATCAATATTCATTTTTGTGATGACTTATTCTTCTCCTACAACAAGAAGCCAAGCATCCGCCACAAACACTGAGATTGCAGGATTGATTTGGCTGGTAATTACTGTATTAATTTTATATAATTCAGGACTGGCTTCATTTCGGAACCTATTCTTGGAAAAATTTTCGGAAGCCCAAGAAGGTTTAGGAAGTCCAAAGGCGATGTTTTTCAGCGTTGTGAGCCTTGTATTATTTTTACTAGGCTCCAAACTTGGAAGTTTGTTAAAAACAGAGATTAGCACTCCTGAACTTCTCATGGCAGTTCCAATCCTATTCGTAGCAACTTGGGAAAATTTTCTGACCAAAACGATTCACTTAAAATTCAGATCGGTTTATCTGATCTTTACAGCTGTATTCCAAATTATAGTTTATATAAGTTTTATGCTCTCTTTTCTAACAATGGCTAGCCTGGACGGATTCGACTAAAATCTGCTCGAACTCCATTTTAAAACAGATCGTTAAAAACGATCTTTGAAAAATTTTAGATCCGGTTTGGATCTATTGATTTTTTCCCGTCTCACATAAAATGCCGACCATTCTGGACTTCGTTCATAGCGT
This genomic interval carries:
- a CDS encoding methyl-accepting chemotaxis protein — encoded protein: MLFKLRLYYFISYSIFTSLVLGSVLGTFTIFGVIPAEKLGFAASVSAGVGVFFSFCMGIFSGTWLAKTFQTIQDSFKKVSKGDLTARIETNSKDLLFDFYESFHRMLQGQSELIGLIRSTAETLSTDSGEMRTVVLDFGSNIQSQSAATEEVSASIEEISGVATSISSIAGENANSMSNLVSEVEKLSSAIEKTKGQVDETLGSFEDISKRAEKGSQSLTYMGQAIDNLSKSSKEISKTIGNIADISEKINMLALNASIEAARAGDAGRGFAVVADEVSKLAERTALSVRSINELVKKNQEDMSQGLERIQLTTKEIQEIIETIDRMSTQIKEVRSAVNSQQELRNSVLKEADFVFKRSDEIRNAVTEHNMATREVVDSVSSISNLAVNNSENSDTLAERILGISNTANKLGNTVGMFKIASKARAAEKALDPKTHELKFKSAIGKLYYVKKYDLVEIVWTENFSYEGYREMLEKGLEIVKEFQVSRWMADTSNMGIVSAEAQTWVNETWFPKAMASPLKKIAIVIPQSVLSELSIDTKSLKAGNIDLINTPSREEGMRWLVSK
- a CDS encoding universal stress protein, producing MKVLISFANPKMGAKLFGLTRALFSKSKENLSIVALHVVSVESKSEGFPILEEDEIFQAVREEAAGSEFSFETVGFPSDWIVPGIVEIAKSKEIDLLLLGAARSLFSENLLGGKVGDVLRHLSDLDIAVLADNGLVSPIEPIIYSPGLDSAPLFPFSSGLSTFIEKPIPVLSGVNQSEFGLTQSNQFRPWIPFSLNAAADQTKNLAILDYDTYKSFHSVLLDRKGLSFLILRKGN
- a CDS encoding pyrimidine/purine nucleoside phosphorylase; this translates as MQQFENVTVIKKANVYFDGKVTSRTVIFSNGEKKTLGILMPGEYEFGTDEKEIMEILDGDLLVQLPGNPEWKEIKGGQSFEVPANSKFKLNVKKLSDYCCSYLK
- the hrcA gene encoding heat-inducible transcriptional repressor HrcA, which codes for MELSQRHRMILKATVDEFIQENRPVGSKTLFDKHDIGLSPASIRSVLKELEEMGYLASRHTSGGRIPTEIGYRFYVDSLVVLYELTIKEKQRIQEEYLKMQFKLEQILKATASVLASLSNSAGVVLGPAKSLDTLKHVELIHVHGDEVLMIMVMRSGAVLNRNVFLDRNYSQEELYQISKYLNDNAKGYDMFEIQGKVIPSLLLRKDGPLDFYKVSGVLAAAMTPDNSEVSLYIDGLKNLYGRFKDEEEKLNQVLSLLDDKRFLTGMFGEYSEHDGVYTVIGKDGDGRMGGVSIITSGYRMGEKRIGAMGIIGPQRMDYHRALPLVDFTSKLVSEMITRISK
- a CDS encoding TMEM175 family protein, which translates into the protein MAAKKPKPEKQITTSETPLPAPVLSESGRTVAYSDAIFSIALTLMALEIKIPSPEQIGAKNLLVALGEAWPAYLSFLISFMIITVVWTNHHTIFRYVKYVDHNLTILNNLLLLNIIIIPFCSEMLGEYILLGNDNSKIAALIYGGWIALGGIPFNLVWRYGVKKEYLRNPEANLAEIEVISKHFIKGPYIYSFVTLLAFINVWLSISGFIILILMYLIPTTWLFRKKKQV